From the Nodularia sphaerocarpa UHCC 0038 genome, the window CAGAGGGCGCAGATACATTAAAAACCGCCTGGCGATTTCCCATTGATACTGATAACAACGGTAAATTTGATACCTATACACTCTATGGGATTTACTTTAAAACTCCCCCAGTCAGTGGTAATCAATATAGCCGTGCCAGAACTCCTTTAGAAGCCAGAACTCCACCCATGACACAAGGGAACCTAGATCCCACTTGTGGTGATGGTACGAGCGCTATTCTGGTAGGTAATACAGGTTGGATTAAACAAAACAACGAGTTAAGAAAATCCTTTTTTGTTTATACAGCCACAGTCCCAATTACATCCGACCCACAAGCAGATACCACAATTCCGGCGGCAGATCGAGATAAATACGAACAGTACCAAGGTAACAAATCTATCGCCGCCTTAGAATATCAGCAAGACAGATTACAAATACCACCAAATAATAATGCTGTTGTTTATGAAGATGACATCATCCTCAGCCCCGGTCCCACTTTTAACTTAAATGGGGCAATCTTCACCAACAGCAACTTCCTGAATAGTGGTATAAATGGTGGACAGATAACATTGCATCAAGTTAGTGCTAATAGTTCTTGTTACTACGAAGCTAGAAATGCCAAAATCTTTGTGGGTGGTAATTTAGCACTTGGTTCACCTGGAACAGCTCATTCTACAAATCGTACACCCATAGTTCATTTATTCAATGGTAAAACTAATGCCGTTATCACTAAGACTTGGGAAAGGTCAGTTATTAATAGCAATAGTCCCGGAGATACATCCTATAACTACCTCGCCTATCAAAGGCGCATTGAAAGTCTAGTAGATGAACAGTTTGATAACAGCGCAAATAGTGATCCATCTGAGGTTAGACAAGGTATTGAAAAGCGGAGGCAAGATTTAGGTTTAGCAAGTTATACACAAGAAGAATCCGATAACATTCGTCGCCAACAACTAGAAATTTATTTTAAAAGGCGCACTCGTCGTGTACCTTATCGAGAAGTTGCCTTTAATGCAACCGACACCGCTCCTACCCCACTGCTCCAGGGTGAAGGTGAAAGTTTGCGTCCTAACGATACATGGATTTATCCCACTAATCCAAACAATGGCACAAATGGTACTAACTACACCGAACTATCACTCAATATCAGCAATGGATCGCTAGAACCCAAGGCCTCAGACCCAGAAGAAATCAGGAGAAATGGTGGGAGAGAAGCCGAATTAGGTGACAGAGTTATAGTGGGTAACAACTTACCTGAACTCTGGTGGGATAACGCAAAACAAAAATTTGTGGGGCCAGGTTTTGAGGATACTCAAGCAATTAGTAACGTTGAATGGGACCAGCCAACTGATACAGAAGAAACCCGTGACCGACGTACTACAGTCCAAACATTAGCTGATGTAGGCTCCACAGGCCGGGATGGAGAATGGGAATTAGACGCAGCCAGAGTCCCAGGAGACCCCACAGAACCTGTTGGTGGTTTGCGAGTCGTGACTGGTGCAGGGATTTATTTACATAGGGAAGGTACTCCCTCGCGTTTCGTGACCGAGATCACAAACATTTGGCCGGATACAAATCCAGTACCTCAAGTGCCAGCACCAGTAACTCAATTACAAGGGAGAGAAGAAGTTGACGGTAGACTTATTAAACCTGGGAGCATTCGACCATATTGGATGTATTCTGGTCTAATTACAGACCCCAACAAAGACCCCTCATTAATCACATATAAATGGCGTGAATTTGTAGATGACCCCGAAACAGATGATAAAGATGAACAAGTTAATACTCCATATCTGCAAATGCGGGCTACGGCAGTCTATCACTACAAACAGGATGGATACAATGCACAAAATCCTCGACCTATAGCTTGTGTAAGTAGTTTTTATGTTCCGACTAACATTATTACAGCTAGGAATCAGGACAGCTTTAATGGCTATCTCTTACCCACTGCGGTAGATATTCAGAACGATGCGAATGGTCTATCCAACAACGGTATAGTCTACCCACCACCTCCGAGACTGGAAGACACCAACTATCGCCGACTCCTAGAATATGAGTCTCAATTAAGATATCCACCGGAACCAGGAGTTTTACCGGCGAATGCACGTTTAATAGATGATGGACTACTAGCAAGAGCCTTAGCAAAAGCAGCAGCCAATCGCACTCTTTCAGAGCAGTCTGCTATTGATGCTCAAATCTGCGCTATAGAAATCAGATATAACACCGCTTTTCAACCTGTCATCACTACTCCCCCAATTCCTCACGGTGCAATTAGAGAAACAACCTTCTTAGCTCACAGAGAAATTAAGCAAAACAGTAAGCCTGGGACTACTACTCCGGAAATCTATGATCTGCCCATTAGGGACAGACAAATGATCGAAACGCGAGCTACAGTCCTAGACTTAGACCAACTTCGCCAAAAACGCATCGGTGGCGCTAACCCAGCCCAAGAATACTTACTACCCAATAGCGGTTTGATCTATGCTACTCGTGATGATGCATTGCCCGATCAGAGTAATAACACTCCTTCTTTAAGTCCTTTAGACTATAGACTAGATCCGACTCGTCGTCCTAACGCCATTATGCTTGTCAATGGTCGAAAACTGTGGAGAGAGGAAACTTACCGAGATGCGGAAAAAGGATTGATCTTAGCTACAAACTTGCCGGCATATATTAAAGGTGACTTTAATAGACATGGCGACTTTGGCACAGGTCTTCAACAAGAATTCACGCAAACACTAAATGATAATTGGAGTAATTTCTACGGTCGCAGCACACTCAATCCTAATTTTGCCTGTCGTAGAGGTGACCCCAGACTCCCTGATTGTACTGTGGGTGATGAATGGCGACCAGCCACTGTGTTAGCGGATGTTGTTACCTTACTCTCTGGAACTTTTCAAGACGGATTCCGTGATCAAGGTGATTTTGATTGGAGTGATCAATCAGAATGGGTAGATACAACAGTCGGTCCTGATGAACGTTTTTCATTCATTCCTTCAGGCATCAGGGACCAATTTTCAGAAGTTAATAACTTTGTCACACAAGCTAACTGGGCTGATTTTGACACCCGTCAACCCCGCTACTTTAGCTCTTACTTGAATAACTTTGTCACACCCATTAATCTGAGGGCTACACCAGGTTCATATCTCACAGAAGTTTGTCCTTTAAGTAATATCAGTAATGGAAGAGGAACAACACGAGCGGGCGTAGATGTAGATGTAGCAGTTTACTGTAGCCAGCCTCTTAACTGGACTATTCAGACATCCTGTGGTCAAGGTGGAGGGAATACTTTTTGGAATGGGCAAATTGTCGGTAGAAATGGAGATCCTGGAAACAGTAGGCTGAAAACCGGATATATCTTCGATGATCCAGCAACCTTTGGAAATACAAATGGAAATGAGTGTTTTGATAATGATGCTCCCCGCAGAATAGCCTTCCTGAGAGATGAAACTACGGGAGCAATAAATTCACCACTTCAAGTTTTAGGTGTGAGGAACGATAATCGGAGAATCGACATCTTCGATTTTCCCAATTCTGGCAACAATATCATGCCAGCACCTAACAACTACTCCATGCCTTGGTTAGCACCAACCATAACTAATGGACAAATCACGGCACTTGAACCAATATTACAACTCAGACATCCTTTTGCTACTCCTGCTAATCCAGGGAACAATGATGATGTAACATCCAACCGCAACGGCAACTGGTTACAACCTGCGAATAATCCTGCGATTACGAATACTCTAATTAATCCTAATCCTAGTGAGAGTACTTTCAACTTAATTGTGGCTGCTGGAGATACCCCCTCCCGTGCTGGCGGTACTGCCGAAGATAATGGTGGTTTGCATAACTTTGTCCGCTTTATGGAACACTGGCACCATCGAAATCCGCAAGTTATAACCAGGATTAGCGGGGCGTTCATGCAGGTGAAAAAGAGTGCCTATGCTACAGGTTCATTTACTACAGCTTTCTCCAACGGAACCAATGGTGAACTCAATTATCGGGTTGGGATTAATGGCGGTAGAGGTACTGGTTACATTCCTCCTGTCAGAGGCTGGGGTTATGATGTAGCACTGCTGTCTCAATCCCCTGACTTATTTGCCCAAAAACTGGTAATAACACCACCTGATTTACCAGATGAATACTTCCGGGAAGTTGGACGAGATGACCCCTGGGTGGCGACATTGTTATGTGCTAAAAAAACGGCGGATAATCTTCTTGCCATCCCAACTAATACTCAATGTCAATAAAACTCAGAAGCTGGTGATTAGTCATGATTAAATCCCAACCACAAGCAAAAAGTTCATCTTCTAGTGATTCTGGTTTTACGATTATTGAATCACTCTTAGGGGTAATTGTAGTTGCCATTTTATTGGCAGCTATATCTCCCGTGCTTGTAATGTCAACAGCTACCCGTGTGCAGTCTCGACGCATGGAAAAAGCAACTCAAGCCACAAATACATTAATTGATGGTTTGAGAACTGGCTTAATTCAAGCCCCAGGTTCATACAATGCAGCCAACAAAATTGAATTACCAGCAGTAAACGCAGATCAACCTAGAGCGCTGGGAGAAAATTTAATTACTCTCACAACCATGCCGATACCGACGAATACGACAAATTTGTATCTCTTTAAAAAAGATGACAGCATTTGCCATACTAGTGAGGCTGATTGTAACTTACAAAGCCCAAGTGAGGAGTTTTACATTCAAGCACGTCAAATTATTGTGGATGATAATGGCGCTCTACCCAATCCCAATAAGGGTTATCGTCTAGTAATGCGGCTTTATCGAGGAGATGTTGATTTTACTCGGCCTTTGTTAGCTAGTAGTAATGCTGGGAACAATACAGCATCTGTTGTATCTGAAGGACTGGGGAATAGGCAAGCCCCACTGATTGAAAGAACAGTCGATATTGCCAATATTGCAACTTCATTTCAGGATTTATGTCAGCGTCTTGGCATAGCACGTGACAGCGCTGGAAATAATCAAAACTGTGAATAATTAGATAAAAACTTGGTTTGTAGTGAGGGATTTATCCCTCCTACATTTTTTAGGACTAAAGTCCTAACTACGAACTCAATGGGGATTTATCTCTCCTACATTTTTTAGGACTAAAGTCCTAACTACGAACTCAATGGGGATTTATCCCTCCTGCATTTTTTAGGACTAAAGTCCTAACTACGAACTAAATGGGGATTTATCCCTCTTACACTTTTTAGGACTAAAGTCCTAACTACGAACTCAATGGGGATTTATCCCTCCTACATTTTTTAGGACTAAAGTCCTAACTACGAACTCAATGGGGATTTATCCCTCTTGCATTTTTTAGGACTAAAGTCCTAACTACGAACTCAATGGGGATTTATCCCTCCTACATTTTTTAGGACTAAAGTCCTAACTACGAACTCAATGGGGATTTATCCCTCCTACATTTTTTAGGACTAAAGTCCCAACTACGAACTAAATGGGGATTTATCCCTGCTGCATTTTTTAGGACTAAAGTCCTAACTACGAACTAAATAGGGAGAGATTCATGATTATGAAGATGTTGAAATTTCTACTGAGGAGCCAAATCAAAAGCTCCAAAGTTATGCAGAAACCTGGTGGTTTTACTCTCATTGAATTATTAGTAGCTGCGCTGATTGCATCTATTATCATCACACCATTATTAGGTTTTATGGTGAGTGTGATGCGTACAGACCGCCAAGAGCAAGCTAAAGCCAATTCTGAGCAAGAAATTCAAACTGCTCTCAATTACATTTCCCGTGAGTTAAAGCAAGCGGTGTATATCTATGATGCTGATGGTGTTGAAGCAATCAGAGACCAATTACCTTATGCAGACGATAACCAAAAGTCACCAGTCCTGGTTTTTTGGAAACGAGATTTAGTTCGAGAGGTGATAGCTGCTGCTACTGGAGACAGAGATGATGCTTTTGTTTACTCCCTAGTGGCATACTATTTAATCAAAGATAGTACTGCTAGTCCTACTTGGTCAAACGCATCTCGCATCGCTAGATGGCAAATTCAAGATGGTGTCATAGCTAGAACTGGTGGTGTCAGTTGTGACGGATATGATACTGAGATTAAATATATTACAGGTAACTGTCCCAATGAAGGTTTTGCTTCCTTTACACAGCAATTAGAGGAGGTTGGAAGTTTAGAGCAAGCGATGAACCAATGGCAAAAAAACCCGGATCGACCCTATAATTTGAACTTTAATAAGCTCACAGTTTTAACTGACTATATTGATCAAACTCCAATTCTCACAGGATCTCCAAATTGTCCGGCTGATTTTACAAGTCCTCCAGTTACACCAGGAAATATCACAGGGTTTTATGCTTGTGTAGATGTAGAAAACGTAACAGCACAGGTATTTATCCGAGGTAATGCACTGGCTCGCTTAGAAAGTAATCCCAATAATATCAACTACTCTGCGGCTAATAGTAGTTATTTTCCTAAAACAAGTGTGAGAACTCAAGGACGCGGATTCATATTTAGATAAATCTTTTAAATTAAAGGAGCGAGCTATGGCTGCTGATTACATAAGAGAAAAGTTGAATATCAAATTATTCCCACTTCATGGCAGGAATGGAAACCGTAAACTACGAGTTTTAGCATCTGAATACAATCAGCAAGATGCTGGTTTTACTATGCTAGAAATGATCGCTGTGGCAATTATAGTGGGAATTTTAGCTGCGATTGTAGCTCCAGGATGGCTGGGTTTTGTGAATAGACAACGGGTAAATAAAGCTAATGATGCTGTTTTATCTGCTTTACTGCAAGCACACCGAGAAGCTCAAAGGAACGGCCTTGATTACAGTGTTAGTTTTAGAACTGATAATAATGATATTCCCCAAGTTGCAGTTTATCAAGGTGCAACACCAAGCAATTGGCGTAACTTAGGTGAGGGTTTGGGAATTCAACCTGATAAAATTGCCATTTTAACAAATCTGACTGCTACCAATGAAACTGATACCGATGGTGCTTTAAATCTAACTTACAATTTAACTGGTACTAAAACTATTACCTTTGATTACCTAGGAAGTTTGCCAGATGCTGAACTTGGCGGAACAGATGAAGATAGCGAAGGCTTAAAAATTGCTGTAGTTCTACGCGGTGCTGCGACTTCTGCATCAGCTAATGATCTGAAGCGATGTGTGATTGTCAAAACTCTCTTAGGCTCAATGAACACAGAGAAAGATGATAAATGTAATTAAATCAATGGTCTTTTCTTAAAACCAAATGATAAAATTCAGTGTAAATACGGTATATTAAACTGCTCCTGCATAGCAAAATTGAAGCATCAGGAGCAGTTTTTTTATATTGATTTTATGCTATGAAAAAATAAATATAAATTCTAGAGTTTTAAAGATGTTTAAAACATTGAAAAATTAAATAAGCAAATTTCTCAATAATTAGATCAAAGCAAATACTAACAATGAAGGTATATAAAAATTCACATAATTACTTTCAAAGTATAAAATCTTGCCATGCAAACTTGAGTCATGGTTTTACTCTGCTAGAAACATTAAGCGTTATTTTGATGATAGGGATATTATCAGCGATCGCAGCACCTACTTGGTTAGGTTTTGTCCAAACTCAACGCCTCAACACTGGACAAGATCAAGTATACAGGGCTATGCGCCAAGCCCAAAGCCAAGCTAAAAAGGAACAATTAACTTTTCAAGCTAGTTTCCGTGAACAAAATGGTATTGTTCAATGGGCGGTTCATCCTGGTACTGTTAACCCTTCTAATGCTAACTGGAACAATTTAAACTCGAATATCTGCCTTGATCCTCAAAGTACTTTGCAACTCTCAAATGGTGTGAGACGAATCCAATTTGATTACATAGGTAATGTCAGACAACCACCTCTAGGAAAGATAACTCTATCTAGCAACTGCGGTGGTCAAGTCAAGCGTTGCGTGATTGTTTCCACGATTTTAGGGGCAATGCGAACAGCAAAGGACAATGATTGCGATTAAAATATTTTAAGTTAATTACTTAAGATATCCTGTGCTGAAATCATCAGACATTGCTCAACAGCACTTAATTATTTTTACGCGCTACCCAGAAGCAGGAAAGACCAAAACACGACTCATCCCTGCCTTGGGTAGTGTAGGGGCTGCCAATTTACAACGGCAGATGACGGAGCATACCATATTTCAGGTTCAAGAATTGCAAAAAACTAGGGCGATATCTTGGGAAGTGCGGTTTGCGGGCGGTAACTCGCAACTGATGCAAGATTGGCTGGGGTCAGATTTAGTTTACCACACTCAAGGTGAGGGTGATCTAGGTGCGCGGATGGTGCGATCACTTGCTTGTGCCTTTCAATCTGGTGCAGAACAAGTGATAATCATTGGCATAGATTGTCCTGGGATAAATGCCCAGATACTTACCCAAGCCTTTGAGGTGCTAAAAACTTGTGATTTGACACTGGGACCAGCCATTGACGGTGGTTATTACTTGATTGGTTTGTGTCGTCTGATTCCAGAATTATTCGTTAATATCGATTGGGGAACATCTCAAGTGTTACAGCAATCTGTGGATATTGCTGAACAGATGAAAATGTCACTTGGGTACTTACCGCCTTTAGCTGATGTAGATATTCCAGAGGATTTACCCATTTGGGAACAGAGTCTCCAGTATAAAAGCGGAAATATGAGGTAAACAAATTCCATGTATCTGTTTGTTTCTTCTTCAGATTCTTTGACTGCTGACTTCCACCCTAGACTCGTATCTTCGATTACCCAGTGTTTTCTGAAGACAGTCACCAAAACAAATGTTACCTTAGAGGACGTTTGAAATCCAGTTGAATAAATGCCATCTAAGTATATACTTGCCTAATACATTTGTAGAACAGCTAAGTTCATCAAATAAGTTTCATACAACGGTTATAAGAACAAGATTCAAGTAACTTTAAATAGGACAATCACTCTGATACACTACAAATTAGAAAAACTATGACTAATCGCTTTGCGTCTGGAAACGCTGCCCTGACACTCAAGGTAGTGGGGATCATATTAATGATGTCCTTTGTACTAGACTTTTTAATTCTGATGTTTCCCTTCCAACCAACAGATAGGGGATGGCAAATAAATTTAGCTACAGCAATAGTTGACAGAGGCATTGTGCCTTTGGTAGGGATAGGAATGCTATTCGTGGGCTATTGGATTGATGGTGTTACTGATAGCGATCGCCCAATAAGTCTAGATATCAGATTTCCCGTGCTGGTATTCTCCAGTGTTTTAGGGTTAATTTTCCTGCTAATTTTTCCCTTGCACTTAAATAACGTCCGACAAGCTAGCACTCAAAACGTCGAGCAAATCCGCCAAGATGCCGAACAAGCAGAAAATCAACTGCAAAATCAGTTATCCCAATTCCAAGCCCAAATCAACAACGAGCAAGGAAAGGCTCAACTAGAACAGCTGCGAAACCAAGCCAGAAATCAGTTTACCGAGCTGCTCAAAAATGAGGAAACCTATAAACAGGCACTGAATAACCCCCAACTGCCCGCAGCCCAAAAAGAATTACTCAAGAAATTTAAAGAAAATCCCCAAGAACTGGAGAAGTTTATCGCCCAGCAAACAGATCCTCAAGCACAAGCCACTCAAAGACTCACCCAAATTCGCCAACGTCGGGAACAAGCGCAAAAACAAGCCAAAGACGTAGCTTGGAAGTCGGGACTGCGAATTGGTATTAGTAGTTTGCTCTTATCCATTGGTTACATGATCATTGGCTGGACAGGATTACGATCTATGGGTGTTTTACAAGGTAGCAAACGTAAAGTAGCCGCCCGCTAATTCAAGATCAATAAACTCAAGGTTTGTAGTGAGGACTTAAGTCCTCACTATTTCCTGTATTTGAGACTAGGTGGTAAGCTGATCCTAGAGAAAAATACAGCCCTAACGAGAGACTTATTTAGCAATTAAAAAATTACTCTAAAAACTCATAAATGTTTTCAATTTACATACTGACATATAACGAAGAGCTAGATATTGCTGCTTGTATAGAGTCCGCCATGCTATCTGATGACATCATAGTGGTAGACTCATGCAGTAGCGATCGCACTATAGAAATTGCCAGTCGCTATCCTGTTCGCACCGTCCAACACGCCTTTGAAAGCCACGGTCGTCAACGCACCTGGATGTTAGAATCTATTCCCCCCAAACATGAGTGGGTATACATTCTCGAAGCCGACGAACGCATGACACCAGAACTTTTTGCCGAATGCGTACAAGCCACCAAAAACCCCGACTATATAGGCTACTACGTCGCCGAACGGGTAATGTTCATGAATCATTGGATTCGCTACAGCACCCAATATCCCCGCTATCAAATGCGGCTGTTCCGCCACGGTCAAGTCTGGTTTACAGATTATGGTCATACTGAACGCGAAGTATGTAACGGTGCTACCAGCTTCATTAAAGAAACATATCCTCACTACACTTGTGGAAAAGGTTTAAGCCGTTGGATTGAAAAACATAACCGTTATTCTACAGATGAAGCCAAAGAAACCTTGTACCAAATTGAACAAGGCAAAGTCAACTGGCAAGATTTATTCCTAGGTAAAACAGAAATCGAAAGAAGACGAGCCTTAAAAGATTTATCTTTACGTTTACCCGCCAGACCATTTTTGCGCTTTCTCTATATGTATTTTATTTTAAGGGGTTGCCTAGATGGACGCGCCGGGATGGCTTGGTGTACATTACAGGCATTTTACGAATACCTGATATTGCTGAAAGTCTGGGAAATGAAAAATCTGCCGATACCGACTTTAAATCTAGGCTTATCTGACGGTGAACAGACCAAAGCAGAAGCTCATCATCCTGTTTCACAAACAGCAAAAAACTTTGATTCCATTTGAGTCTACCTAACCTATGAGCTTCCTGAAATCCTTGTTTGTAGGGTATGTTGTCGCGTAGCGCAACGCACCATCCCAGATTCTCGGTGCGTTAGGACTTACGCCCATAACACACCCTACCCAAATGAAAGGTTTTTGGACTTGTGTGTAGACCGTAGCTTTATATCTGGGAGGATGTCAATTGCAGAATTGTCAGCAGCTTTTAATGGAGCGAGGTAAGATGAGTAATATGTCAGCAACTTGCAACAAACGTTTACAAGTTTGACACACAAAAGTAACATCCTCAAAGTCAAATCAGCCATAATCTTGGTTAGCTAGTGTTTATACGCACGTCCCTAGAAAAATCCAGTTTTTCTAGCAATAACTACGTATTTTCCGAGCGTTAGCCCATAAGCTGATAATGTTGGGCAGTTGCTTTCGGTATTAAATGCTACGAGCAATTTCTGCTTAATGTGACAAATAGACTGGTATGAATACCAATAACAAAAGTTCCAGTAACCTCAAACAGGAGAATAGGGACTTGGGAATTAATCACCTAAAACAGGATTTAAAGAATGACCTGATTGCAGGTTTGTTGGTAGTAATTCCTTTAGCCACAACTATTTGGCTCACCATTACTATCGCTAATTGGGTAATCAACTTTCTCACCAAAATTCCCAAACAACTCAATCCCTTTGACGGTCTCCAACCTATACTAGTAAATATACTGAATCTAGCCGTGGGACTTGCCGTCCCTCTATTAAGCATTCTTTTCATAGGGTTAATGGCTCGCAATATTGCGGGGCGTTGGTTATTGGATTTTGGTGAGCGAGTATTACAAGCAATTCCCTTAGCTGGACAGGTATACAAAACCCTGAAACAGCTTTTAGCAACCCTACTCAAAGATTCAAACGATAAGTTTCGCCGGGTGATTTTAGTAGAATATCCCAGAAAAGGAATATGGGCGATCGGCTTCGTCACCGGGACGATGAGTAGCGATATTCAAGCTCATCTGCCCCGTACCATGCTGAGTGTTTTCATTCCCAGTACCCCAAATCCCACCACAGGATGGTATGCTATCGTTCCAGAGGATGAGGTAGTCAACCTATCTATGCCCATAGAAGACGCGTTTAAAGTTTTAGTTTCAGGCGGGATCGTCGCTCAGAATAACCCTATACCTGCCCTCGTGATGTCCCAAGAGCGAAATCTAGAAATACCAACCTTAGAAACCAAGCTACCAATTATCCCCGGCGACGAAACTTAAAATCAATCCGGCAAAGTTACCAGTAAATAGATAGTATGATTATCTGACTTTGCCACAATTTCTTTGTTACTCACCTCTAATCATCAGTGCTTAGGCACTCACTTCCATGCAAGAACGAAAACCTCAACAAATTGCTCGTGAATTGGCACTATTAAGTCTGAGCCAGTTGCCAATTAACCCCAAAAAATTGACAGAAGAGCATCTGCCCAAATTAGTCCTAGCCACAGTCCGCACCCTGAGATCAGAAGTGCAAGATACTCTAGATAACGCCACCGGAGAACTGCAACGCAGTAACGATCGCCTCTTAACTAGCCAAACTCGCGCCGCAGACCTGAATACTGCTAGAAACCTCGTCAAAGAGGCCATTGATTACACCCAAACTGCTATCAATCAACTCGGAGCCGCAGTTGAATTTCCCGAATTGATTCAACTAGCAAATCAAGACAAAGAAGTGGGTAGATATGCCATCCAACTGGTGAAATTAGTCAACGAACATCGAGTAAGCATCGATGAAGAAATTTCCTCTGCCTTAGTAGATTGGCAAGTCACTCGCCTAGCCCAAATAGACCGAGATATTTTGCGAATCGCTGTGGGAGAAATGAGGTTTTTCAATCTCCCAGACAGAGTGGCTATCAACGAAGCTGTAGAGTTAGCTAAACGCTACAGTGGAGATGAGGGACATCGGTTTATTAATGGTGTTCTGCGCCGAGTGACAGAACAAAAAGCAGCCGTGTAGTAAGCTGTTCCACATTTAACTTGCATAACTAGGGGGGTCCAGATGCCCACCCCACAAGAGTTTAATCTAATTTAAATATGCAAACTAGATGTTTTTCAGCTGATTTCATCCTGATTTAATAACCTTTCTCAGCGAAGCCAGTTGTTTAGGGTGCTTCCGCCCTGTTGAGCAAACTGGCTTTGTTATGTGAGGATAATCGGTTTTTACCCCAGTAAATAGTTACGGGTTCCATTAAACTTTTAATTAATAACTAATAACTTAAACTCACAACTAATACCTATAGCTGCAATGGTTTTTAATTGGTTCCGCCGTAAATATAACGATTCCTCTGATACCCCGCCTGAACAAAAACAGGCAGAAACTCCTCCAGCACCAGAACCCCAACCAGAGCCAGCCGTAACTTCTACACCTGATTCAACGGCTGATTTATTGGCCTTTGCTAAATCGGCTTATAAGAATATTCAGCAAAAACAACAAACTCTAGAAGTGGAAACGGCTGCTGAAGCAGAGGAAGCACCACCAGAAACACCGGAAGCTGTAGAAACGGCTGCTGAAGCAGAGGAAGCACCACCAGAAACACCCGAAACTGTAGAAACGACTGTTGATGCAGTGGATGTGGAAGCACTACCAGAAACACCAGAAACACCAGAAATTGCAACTGCAAATATAGAAACCGCTTCACCGACGGTAAGTGAAGTCACGCCCACAGCAGCACCAGAGACAGTAGCCGCCATTGAGGAGTCATGGACTACAGACACCGAACCAGCAACTACACTAGAGCCGATAGCACCGAGTAATTTATCCTTTTTAGAACGGGCGGCGGCTGAACGCCAAGCCAAGCAAGAACGGCTGATGGCCAGCGCTATTGAAGTGCCGGAAGCGGAAGTATTACCACCAGT encodes:
- a CDS encoding prepilin-type N-terminal cleavage/methylation domain-containing protein; translated protein: MAADYIREKLNIKLFPLHGRNGNRKLRVLASEYNQQDAGFTMLEMIAVAIIVGILAAIVAPGWLGFVNRQRVNKANDAVLSALLQAHREAQRNGLDYSVSFRTDNNDIPQVAVYQGATPSNWRNLGEGLGIQPDKIAILTNLTATNETDTDGALNLTYNLTGTKTITFDYLGSLPDAELGGTDEDSEGLKIAVVLRGAATSASANDLKRCVIVKTLLGSMNTEKDDKCN
- a CDS encoding pilus assembly FimT family protein translates to MKVYKNSHNYFQSIKSCHANLSHGFTLLETLSVILMIGILSAIAAPTWLGFVQTQRLNTGQDQVYRAMRQAQSQAKKEQLTFQASFREQNGIVQWAVHPGTVNPSNANWNNLNSNICLDPQSTLQLSNGVRRIQFDYIGNVRQPPLGKITLSSNCGGQVKRCVIVSTILGAMRTAKDNDCD
- a CDS encoding TIGR04282 family arsenosugar biosynthesis glycosyltransferase; protein product: MLKSSDIAQQHLIIFTRYPEAGKTKTRLIPALGSVGAANLQRQMTEHTIFQVQELQKTRAISWEVRFAGGNSQLMQDWLGSDLVYHTQGEGDLGARMVRSLACAFQSGAEQVIIIGIDCPGINAQILTQAFEVLKTCDLTLGPAIDGGYYLIGLCRLIPELFVNIDWGTSQVLQQSVDIAEQMKMSLGYLPPLADVDIPEDLPIWEQSLQYKSGNMR
- a CDS encoding HpsJ family protein, which codes for MTNRFASGNAALTLKVVGIILMMSFVLDFLILMFPFQPTDRGWQINLATAIVDRGIVPLVGIGMLFVGYWIDGVTDSDRPISLDIRFPVLVFSSVLGLIFLLIFPLHLNNVRQASTQNVEQIRQDAEQAENQLQNQLSQFQAQINNEQGKAQLEQLRNQARNQFTELLKNEETYKQALNNPQLPAAQKELLKKFKENPQELEKFIAQQTDPQAQATQRLTQIRQRREQAQKQAKDVAWKSGLRIGISSLLLSIGYMIIGWTGLRSMGVLQGSKRKVAAR
- a CDS encoding glycosyltransferase family 2 protein; translation: MFSIYILTYNEELDIAACIESAMLSDDIIVVDSCSSDRTIEIASRYPVRTVQHAFESHGRQRTWMLESIPPKHEWVYILEADERMTPELFAECVQATKNPDYIGYYVAERVMFMNHWIRYSTQYPRYQMRLFRHGQVWFTDYGHTEREVCNGATSFIKETYPHYTCGKGLSRWIEKHNRYSTDEAKETLYQIEQGKVNWQDLFLGKTEIERRRALKDLSLRLPARPFLRFLYMYFILRGCLDGRAGMAWCTLQAFYEYLILLKVWEMKNLPIPTLNLGLSDGEQTKAEAHHPVSQTAKNFDSI
- a CDS encoding DUF502 domain-containing protein, with product MNTNNKSSSNLKQENRDLGINHLKQDLKNDLIAGLLVVIPLATTIWLTITIANWVINFLTKIPKQLNPFDGLQPILVNILNLAVGLAVPLLSILFIGLMARNIAGRWLLDFGERVLQAIPLAGQVYKTLKQLLATLLKDSNDKFRRVILVEYPRKGIWAIGFVTGTMSSDIQAHLPRTMLSVFIPSTPNPTTGWYAIVPEDEVVNLSMPIEDAFKVLVSGGIVAQNNPIPALVMSQERNLEIPTLETKLPIIPGDET
- the nusB gene encoding transcription antitermination factor NusB, with product MQERKPQQIARELALLSLSQLPINPKKLTEEHLPKLVLATVRTLRSEVQDTLDNATGELQRSNDRLLTSQTRAADLNTARNLVKEAIDYTQTAINQLGAAVEFPELIQLANQDKEVGRYAIQLVKLVNEHRVSIDEEISSALVDWQVTRLAQIDRDILRIAVGEMRFFNLPDRVAINEAVELAKRYSGDEGHRFINGVLRRVTEQKAAV